The following DNA comes from bacterium.
ACAATTGCTAACCAGACTCAGGTTAAAATTGTTTAAAACGTCGACTTTGCGGATGAACTTCTAGAACCACCCAACTCCGGACTTTTCGGACAGTCTCCGGCCTCCGGCTGACAAAGGAATTTTAGGTATTCGGACGATTGGACAGCTGGAAGCGGGCGCTACAAATTGTTAAGCTTAATATTCAGTGATGACATTCGATCTAAATCAAGCAATCAAACTGCTCGAAAAAACACCGGCGATCCTGATCGCTCTTTGCGATGATCTTCCCGAACCCTTGATCCGAAGCAATGAAGGTCCGGGAACGTGGAGTCCATTCGATGTGATCGGGCATCTAATTCATGGCGAGAAAACGGATTGGATTCCCCGCACAAAAATAATTCTGGAACACGGCGAAAGTCGTCCGTTCGATCCATTTGACCGGGAAGCAATGTTTGTATCAAGTGAAGGAAAATCCGTGCAGGCATTGCTGCAAGAATTCGATCATCTGCGTCGCCAGAATTTAACAGATCTGCAGATGTTGAAACTCGCATTTGGAGATCTGGCCCGTACAGGTACTCATCCCGCACTCGGAAAAGTTACGCTCGAACAGCATCTTGCTAGCTGGGTTGTGCACGACCTCGATCACATCAATCAGATATTTCGAACCATCGCCAAACATCAGCGAGAAAATGTGGGGCCCTGGAAACCCTATCTTTCGATACTGACTGAACGCTCATGAAGTGAATATCCAAATCACAAATTCCAAAATACAAATAATTTTCAATTCTCAAGATTTCCAATGACCAAACAGGCTGGCTGAGGCATGGTTTGAAAATTGAGCCTTGGTTTTTGAATCTTATTTGAAATTTCGTTCTTGTTATTTGGGATTTACCCGAAGGGTGTAAACTCATAAGAAATGGGCCTTCGTGGGAAGCATCCGTTCTTCTGGTTTGTCCTTATCTATGGCTCCCTGGTGGCTGCGGCCTTTGTAGTAGTTGGCATTGTTATATACCGTTACGGTTCCACGGACATTGATACTGGCTGGGAGTATGAATGTCGCAAGGAGACCTGTTTTGTAAAACAAGTCGATCCGAATGGGCCTGCCGCATACAAACTCAAGCAGGGCGATCAAATCATAGAAGTTAATCACGACAAAAATTTTGGGAGATTGGGGATTTGGAGCGATACATTGCTTGCGCTCGAACCGCTTCAATCGTACACATTGCGAATCAAGCGTGGTGCTTCAGAGTCTGATGTTCAGCTTTACCCAAATTCGCATCGGGACACTCAACGTCTTATTTCCATACTCATTCTGTTTTTTGCAGCTTTCGTTTCTTTTGAATGTGCCGTTTGGATCGGTCTGCTAAAGCCGGATCAAAAGACTACACAACTGTTTACTCTTACCTGGCTCAGCGGCAGCCTGATACAAATACTGCCGGTGATGAATCTCATGCAATATGATTTTGGCCCGACTGAGCTCCGGCTGATCTCTTTCGTTTGGCTGATCGCGTTCAGCCCCTTGCCTATGGCAACGGGATTTCACTTTTATTACCGCTTCCCGCCGGGGATCCCGGAATCGCGGTTCTGGTCGATTGTAAAGAAAGCCATATATATGTGGGTAATCTCTCTCATCGCATTTTTCACCGTCACGCGCGCAATTCTTTTCTGGGATCCTCGCCAGGGCGCTCAATTCTTGTTTCAACATTACACGCTCATCACTTCATTGGAAAAACTGATACCTTTGGTCAATTTGATTGTTTTGCCAGCGCTCTGCATTGTGGTTGCGCGAAATTACAGACTGGTCCAGGATCCGGATCAACGCCGCCGCATACAATGGGTTGTTTACGGCTCGGTCCTGGGGTTGTTGCCCTTCGTTGTCTACTCCGTCCTCGATTATTCCTTCCGTGCGCGACTTCCCTTTGCCCCAACGCGAGCCGCGCATGACAACCTGTTCCTTATCGCAAACTTTGCCCTTGTTCTCATTCCTACCACCGCTGCATACGCGATTGTAAAACACCGCATGTTTGAGATTCAGGTCGTTGTACGCAAAGGAGTTCGATATCTCTTCGCAAAAAAAATGTTGCAAATCTTCATCTACCTTCCGGTGATTCTGCTTTTTCTGGCGCTCCGGGCTCAACGTCACCGGTCCATCCCGGAGGTATTGTTCAGTCACTACTACTACATCTTCATGCTGGTTGCCGGAGCAGCCGGACTGCTGTTCAGGAAAAGATTATTGGAAGCTCTTGATCGCAAATTTTTCCGGGAAGCATATAACAGCGAAAGGATTTTGATGAACCTGGGTGATGAAATCAAAAACTTCACTTCCATGAATGAAGTTGCCAGATGGGTCAGTTCCCAATTAGAATCGGCGCTACATCCTAGAAAGATTTTTGTTCATTACAAACAGAAGGAACGGGGTGGCTTCATCCTGGGATATTCATCGGATGAACGTCCGGACATCCAAAATGTATCGGAAGACTCGGAATGGGTTCGCACTTTAGAACTGGAAGGAAAGTCCCAGAACTTCCTCACAAATCGCACCGCGTTGCCGCAAGAAGAAAAGGAATGGTTTGAACACCTGGGAATCCATCTGGCTGTTCCCATGATGGGATCGGATCAACGCGTCAAAGGTGTTTTGTTGCTGGGAGAAAAAAGATCGGAGGAACCGTACTCAGCTGCAGACCGTAGATTGCTCGAAGCTTTAGCCGGACAAATGGCGATCCTGCATGAAAATCTGCTGCTGAAAGAAAAAGTGGACGAAGGCAATCGGGTGCAGCGTGATGTGCTTTCGCATCTAACTGAAGAAAAGCGAAATCTTTTGAAGGAATGCCCCGCGTGCGGAACCTGTTTTGACAGTCAGGATCGAATCTGTGGTCAGGACGGAACAGAGCTCATACTGACGCTGCCGGTAGAACGAATCATTGATGGAAAGTACCATTTGAATGCGCTGATTGGAAAAGGTGGCATGGGGGCAGTCTACCGGGCCACAGACCTTCGGTTGAGTCGTGACATCGCGATGAAAATCATGATAGGAAGCATGTTTGGGGATAACCATGCAATCCGCCGTTTTGAAAGGGAAGCACGCGCATCGGCGCGTTTACAACATCCAAACATAATAACGATCCATGACTTCGGTGGAGTTGGAAAGGGCGCTTATCTCGCAATGGAACTGCTGGATGGTACCAGTCTGAGATCCTCTCTTCAGGAAAGTGGAAATCTTTCGCCCGCCCTGGCTGCAAATTGGTTTGATCAAATCCTGGAAGGGGTGAAAGCGGCTCACAAGCTCGGCGTGATTCATCGCGATTTGAAACCGGAGAATGTTTTCATCAGTAAAGGACAAAAGAATCATTCCATTTTGAAGATTCTTGACTTTGGACTCGCAAAAATGAAAGCCATCGATGCTTCGAAATCAGGAACGTTAACGGCGCCAGGCACTGCAATGGGAACTTTGTTCTACATGTCCCCGGAACAAATCGTCGCCGAAGAGGTCGATGAACGAACAGACATTTTTTCGCTGGGAGTGATGGTGGTGGAAGCTCTAACCGGAGCCCTGCCGTTCACAGGGAAAACACATACGGATGTAGCCATTGCCATCCTGCAGCAGGAGTATCACCTGGAAGGAGAATCGCCTGAAATCAAACGGCTCGATTCAGTGCTCCAGAAATGCATCGCAAAAAATCGCGCGGACCGTTACCCTTCCGTTTCTGAAATGCAGAAATATCTGATTGAAACGATCCAGGCGGTTCCACGATTCTCACCAACAAGCCGTTCAGACGATTCAGCCGTTACGGGAACGCTCACGAGTACGTAGATGCCCCATAACTAGACATCTCATGGACTTTCAGACTCCGGAACCAAGCAGATTAGCACCGACTCCCGGGCAGGAACGATATGATTTCCTCGATATCCTCCGAGGCTTCGCACTGCTGGGGATCGTTACTGCTAACATGATCCTCTACTCCCTTTACGTTTACTTGCGCGACTCAGAAAAAATGAGGTTGAACACATATTCGACGGATAAAGTGCTTGATTTCCTCGAACTGATGCTAATCGAGGGGAAGTTTTATACCATCTTCTCGATCCTATTTGGAATAGGGTTCTCGATCCTGCTGGCCCGCACGCAAGCGAAGGGGTTGGGGTTCCATCGATTTTTTGTCAGGCGCATGTCTTTTTTGTATCTGATTGGCGTGGCACACGCGGTTCTCTTCTGGCACGACGACATTCTTCAATTTTATGCATTCTGCGGAGCGCTGCTTCTACTCTTTCTCAAGGTTCGGAATCGAACAATCCTCTTGTTTTCGTTGCTGGCTCTGCTGGCGCCGGTCGCTATCAAGCTCTTCGATGCAATTCCTCGCGGGTCTTTTACGGCTCCACAAGATATGCTTTTTGGTCACTTTGGTTTCACTCCAGATACGCGGATCGATATTTGGAAGAACGGTAACCTTGCAGAGATTGTATGCCTCAACTTCAGCAGCTGGTTTGCTCAACTGGATTATGTCATTACCAGCGGTATGATTTTTAAGATCTTTGGTTGTTTTCTGCTGGGCTTCTACATCGGCCGGAACGAAATCTATAAGAAACTGCACGCGTACCGCCCCATCGTGAAACGTGTGGCTGTTTTGGGAATTGCTATCGGTCTCCCCCTGAACGTGATCTACGCAAAAACTTTTGTGTCGGAGTCCATGCTGCATGCAGTAATCGCAGCAGTTGCCATCCTCCCCTTGAGCGCGGGTTATATATGTGTCCTTAGCCTGCTCTGGATCGGTCCAAACGGCAGTAAGCTTCTACAACTTTTTGCTCCCGTTGGCCGCATGGCGTTTACGAACTACGTTGGGCAGAGCGTCATCTGCACTCTGATTTTCTACGGGACAGGATTGGGGCTTGGGGGCACAATGGGCCCAACACTGTATATACCACTGGGCATTGTTGTCTACCTTTTTCAAGTTGTGGGCAGCCGCGCATGGCTAGATCGCTTCCAGTTTGGACCGCTGGAATGGCTTTGGCGCGTCCTAACCTACGGAAGTTGGATCCCGATGGCGAAACGAGCCATCGTGTCGCCTAACTAATCATGCACCCACTTCACGATTTTCAGGTCAAGCACAAAGATTGCGTGGTCAATTATTCTTGTATTGCAATGGTTGCCAGGTATGATCCTACATGGACAGCCGAAATCGGCTGTAATGCCAGCAGAAGCCCATCGCCGCTTGAAAGTATTGTTTCTTGAATGGTTCCGTCCAGAGATCGAACGACGCCGATCGTTTGGCCATAATAAAGATAGTCGCCCGGACGGCAAAATGCCTCAAACAAGCCACCTGTTCCTGAATAAATCTCATGCCTGAATGGCAGTTTATCCGGAGCAGGGGCCGCCTCAGCCAGTAGAGATCCAGCCCGTAAAACAGCAAGCAAACTTTCAGCTCCTGCCTTTGCGGTTGCACTTTCAAGCGTGTGAAATCCGGACAATTCCATAGTGAAAGCCGACTTCTTTTTAGACATTGCCCAGGCGGACCAACTTGAACCGAGTCCCTGCAACTCGAAGTGTTTTGTTAACATTTCATCCACCAGCGGCAGTGATGCGGCCCGCGCCCAAGAAATCACTCGAGCTCTCAAATCGGAATCAGAAGTAGGATCCAGAAGTATGAAGGGAACAGACCATCCAGCTGTATGAACATCAATCAGCGCATCATGGTTATCCAACACTTCAACGAGGCAAACTGCAAGCCGTTCTGCTAATGATCCATCCTTTCGGCCAGGAAAGCAGCGATTCAGATCTGACTTTTCCTGCGGAGTTAACCTTGAGCTGGCCCGTACGGCTAGAACATTAACGCAGGGTAACACCGTCACCGTTCCTGAAAGTGATTCGCGCTCCAGTTGTTCCTGCAGGTACCACAATGCAGCTGGGGCAGTAGCTTCATCTCCATGAATTCCAGCGGTGAGCAGAATACCAGGTCCTTGATGATCATACACATATCGTGTACCCCTGATTGCAATCTCTGAACCGGGAGAACTTCCAGAACACAGGTTGATCGATTCGACTTTCTTAATCATAAGAATTCATTCTATGAATTCCTCCAAAAATGCAGGGCGAGAAATACCCAGGCCACGGCAAAAATCAGAGAGGCAGCAGAAGCCACAAAAGCTATTTTACACCCCGCGAGCAGCGGCAAAGAATGAGATTTATTACTCAAGTTCACTGCTTTGCCCGCGAAATATTCTTCTGCTGTGCCAAAGATCTTTAGAATTGTGATTTTGTTTTCTAAGTGTTTAAGCTGTTCAAACCAGTGATCGTAAAATGCGCGCCCACGTTGAATTACAAGAAACCAGAAAAGGCACATACAAATCCCAATGATGCAAGCCCAGATCGCAAATTCAGGTGGG
Coding sequences within:
- a CDS encoding protein kinase yields the protein MGLRGKHPFFWFVLIYGSLVAAAFVVVGIVIYRYGSTDIDTGWEYECRKETCFVKQVDPNGPAAYKLKQGDQIIEVNHDKNFGRLGIWSDTLLALEPLQSYTLRIKRGASESDVQLYPNSHRDTQRLISILILFFAAFVSFECAVWIGLLKPDQKTTQLFTLTWLSGSLIQILPVMNLMQYDFGPTELRLISFVWLIAFSPLPMATGFHFYYRFPPGIPESRFWSIVKKAIYMWVISLIAFFTVTRAILFWDPRQGAQFLFQHYTLITSLEKLIPLVNLIVLPALCIVVARNYRLVQDPDQRRRIQWVVYGSVLGLLPFVVYSVLDYSFRARLPFAPTRAAHDNLFLIANFALVLIPTTAAYAIVKHRMFEIQVVVRKGVRYLFAKKMLQIFIYLPVILLFLALRAQRHRSIPEVLFSHYYYIFMLVAGAAGLLFRKRLLEALDRKFFREAYNSERILMNLGDEIKNFTSMNEVARWVSSQLESALHPRKIFVHYKQKERGGFILGYSSDERPDIQNVSEDSEWVRTLELEGKSQNFLTNRTALPQEEKEWFEHLGIHLAVPMMGSDQRVKGVLLLGEKRSEEPYSAADRRLLEALAGQMAILHENLLLKEKVDEGNRVQRDVLSHLTEEKRNLLKECPACGTCFDSQDRICGQDGTELILTLPVERIIDGKYHLNALIGKGGMGAVYRATDLRLSRDIAMKIMIGSMFGDNHAIRRFEREARASARLQHPNIITIHDFGGVGKGAYLAMELLDGTSLRSSLQESGNLSPALAANWFDQILEGVKAAHKLGVIHRDLKPENVFISKGQKNHSILKILDFGLAKMKAIDASKSGTLTAPGTAMGTLFYMSPEQIVAEEVDERTDIFSLGVMVVEALTGALPFTGKTHTDVAIAILQQEYHLEGESPEIKRLDSVLQKCIAKNRADRYPSVSEMQKYLIETIQAVPRFSPTSRSDDSAVTGTLTST
- a CDS encoding DinB family protein yields the protein MTFDLNQAIKLLEKTPAILIALCDDLPEPLIRSNEGPGTWSPFDVIGHLIHGEKTDWIPRTKIILEHGESRPFDPFDREAMFVSSEGKSVQALLQEFDHLRRQNLTDLQMLKLAFGDLARTGTHPALGKVTLEQHLASWVVHDLDHINQIFRTIAKHQRENVGPWKPYLSILTERS
- a CDS encoding DUF418 domain-containing protein codes for the protein MDFQTPEPSRLAPTPGQERYDFLDILRGFALLGIVTANMILYSLYVYLRDSEKMRLNTYSTDKVLDFLELMLIEGKFYTIFSILFGIGFSILLARTQAKGLGFHRFFVRRMSFLYLIGVAHAVLFWHDDILQFYAFCGALLLLFLKVRNRTILLFSLLALLAPVAIKLFDAIPRGSFTAPQDMLFGHFGFTPDTRIDIWKNGNLAEIVCLNFSSWFAQLDYVITSGMIFKIFGCFLLGFYIGRNEIYKKLHAYRPIVKRVAVLGIAIGLPLNVIYAKTFVSESMLHAVIAAVAILPLSAGYICVLSLLWIGPNGSKLLQLFAPVGRMAFTNYVGQSVICTLIFYGTGLGLGGTMGPTLYIPLGIVVYLFQVVGSRAWLDRFQFGPLEWLWRVLTYGSWIPMAKRAIVSPN
- a CDS encoding succinylglutamate desuccinylase/aspartoacylase family protein, translating into MIKKVESINLCSGSSPGSEIAIRGTRYVYDHQGPGILLTAGIHGDEATAPAALWYLQEQLERESLSGTVTVLPCVNVLAVRASSRLTPQEKSDLNRCFPGRKDGSLAERLAVCLVEVLDNHDALIDVHTAGWSVPFILLDPTSDSDLRARVISWARAASLPLVDEMLTKHFELQGLGSSWSAWAMSKKKSAFTMELSGFHTLESATAKAGAESLLAVLRAGSLLAEAAPAPDKLPFRHEIYSGTGGLFEAFCRPGDYLYYGQTIGVVRSLDGTIQETILSSGDGLLLALQPISAVHVGSYLATIAIQE